One genomic window of Thermus caldifontis includes the following:
- a CDS encoding 3'-5' exonuclease has product MDAFFRHRLATRLARRLRAEGRPLPLPVLGEALGLRGPVEPVVRPLLDGRFLLGEEVGLWEWHYPFPHPKEAVVVLDLETTGLSPGLNEVIELGLVRLEGGERRSFQSLVRPSRPPSPFIEKLTGIRAFELEGAPSLEEVLQQAYPLLQGATLVIQNASFDLGFLRPALEGMGYALENPVVDTIRLAKRAMPGLKRYGLDALSQVLELPPREAHRAMGDVERTLAVAYEVYYMLTAGIPRPLVDLGR; this is encoded by the coding sequence GTGGATGCCTTCTTCCGCCACCGCCTGGCTACCCGCCTGGCGCGAAGGCTTCGGGCCGAGGGCAGGCCCTTGCCCCTTCCCGTCCTGGGGGAGGCCCTGGGCCTCAGGGGGCCAGTGGAGCCGGTGGTGCGGCCCCTTTTGGACGGGCGTTTCCTCTTGGGGGAGGAGGTGGGGCTTTGGGAATGGCACTACCCTTTTCCCCATCCCAAGGAGGCGGTGGTGGTCCTGGACCTGGAGACCACGGGGCTTTCCCCTGGCCTCAACGAGGTGATCGAGCTGGGCCTGGTGCGGCTGGAAGGGGGAGAGCGGAGGAGCTTTCAGAGCCTGGTACGCCCAAGCCGCCCTCCCAGCCCCTTTATTGAGAAGCTTACCGGGATTCGCGCCTTTGAGCTGGAAGGGGCCCCTTCCCTCGAGGAGGTGTTGCAGCAGGCTTACCCCCTTTTGCAAGGGGCCACCTTGGTGATCCAGAACGCCAGCTTTGACCTGGGATTCTTGCGGCCCGCCTTGGAGGGCATGGGCTATGCCCTGGAGAACCCGGTGGTGGACACCATCCGCCTGGCCAAAAGGGCCATGCCCGGTCTCAAGCGCTACGGCCTGGACGCTCTTTCCCAAGTCTTGGAGCTTCCTCCTAGGGAAGCCCACCGGGCCATGGGGGATGTGGAGCGCACCCTTGCCGTGGCCTATGAGGTGTATTATATGCTCACTGCAGGGATTCCCCGTCCCTTGGTGGACCTCGGGAGGTGA
- the gatA gene encoding Asp-tRNA(Asn)/Glu-tRNA(Gln) amidotransferase subunit GatA: MLAHEIRAKVAQGEVSPLEVARVYLERIRSLDPGLGAFLTVNEGVVEEARTLDPSLPLAGLPVAVKDNIVTKGMRTTAGSRLLEGFLPPYEATAVARLKALGALVIGKTNLDEFGMGSSTEHSAFFPSRNPFDPTRVPGGSSGGSAVAVAADLAPLALGSDTGGSVRQPAAFCGIYGLKPTYGRVSRYGLIAYASSLDQIGPMARSVQDLALLMDAISGPDPLDATSLDLKPRFQEALEAPLPPLRLGVVREGLSGNSPGVEGALEEALAVFQDLGFSVKEVSWPSLPLALNAYYILAPAEASSNLARYDGTLYGFRAEGEELWRVVEETRARFGLEVKRRILVGTFVLSSGYYEAYYGRAQAFRRRLKAEAQALFQEVDLLLLPTTPHPAFPLGGRPDPLAMYREDLYTVGANLTGLPALSFPAGFEDGLPLGLQLFAPRGRDELLLQVALAFERATDRAFLRTPLGEAF; the protein is encoded by the coding sequence ATGTTGGCCCACGAGATCCGCGCCAAGGTGGCGCAAGGGGAGGTATCCCCCCTGGAGGTGGCCCGGGTTTACCTGGAGCGGATCCGCTCCTTGGACCCAGGACTGGGAGCGTTCCTTACCGTAAACGAGGGGGTAGTGGAGGAGGCCCGTACCCTGGACCCAAGCCTTCCCCTTGCCGGGCTTCCCGTGGCCGTCAAGGACAACATCGTCACCAAGGGGATGCGAACCACTGCGGGAAGCCGGCTTTTGGAGGGTTTTCTACCCCCTTATGAGGCCACGGCGGTGGCCCGGTTAAAGGCCCTTGGCGCACTGGTCATAGGCAAGACCAACCTGGATGAGTTCGGAATGGGTTCCTCCACCGAGCACTCCGCCTTCTTCCCCAGCAGGAATCCCTTTGACCCTACCCGGGTGCCCGGCGGGTCCAGCGGGGGGAGTGCGGTGGCGGTGGCGGCGGATCTGGCCCCTTTGGCCCTGGGCTCGGACACGGGGGGAAGCGTGCGTCAGCCCGCGGCCTTTTGTGGGATTTACGGCCTGAAACCCACCTACGGCCGGGTAAGCCGCTATGGCCTCATCGCCTACGCCTCCAGCCTGGACCAGATCGGTCCCATGGCCCGCTCGGTGCAGGACCTGGCCCTCCTCATGGACGCCATCTCCGGCCCGGATCCTTTGGACGCCACCAGCCTGGACCTTAAGCCCCGGTTCCAGGAGGCTCTGGAAGCGCCCCTGCCCCCTCTAAGGCTTGGGGTGGTCCGGGAGGGGCTTTCCGGGAACAGCCCCGGGGTGGAGGGAGCTTTGGAGGAGGCCTTGGCGGTTTTCCAGGATCTTGGGTTTTCCGTCAAGGAGGTTTCCTGGCCCTCCCTGCCCCTGGCCCTCAACGCCTACTACATCCTGGCTCCCGCAGAGGCCAGCTCCAACCTGGCCCGCTACGACGGGACCCTTTACGGTTTCCGGGCTGAGGGGGAGGAGCTTTGGCGGGTGGTGGAGGAAACCCGGGCCCGGTTTGGCCTCGAGGTTAAACGCCGCATTCTGGTGGGCACCTTCGTGCTCTCCAGTGGCTACTACGAGGCCTATTACGGCCGGGCCCAGGCCTTCCGCAGGCGGCTTAAGGCGGAGGCCCAGGCCCTTTTCCAAGAGGTGGACCTCCTCCTTCTTCCCACTACCCCCCACCCGGCCTTTCCCTTGGGGGGGAGGCCCGATCCCCTGGCCATGTACCGGGAGGACCTCTACACCGTGGGGGCAAACCTCACGGGCCTTCCCGCCTTGTCCTTCCCCGCGGGTTTTGAGGATGGCCTTCCCCTGGGCCTCCAGCTTTTCGCCCCCCGGGGTAGGGATGAGCTCCTCCTGCAGGTGGCCCTGGCTTTTGAAAGGGCTACGGACCGGGCTTTCCTTCGTACCCCTTTAGGCGAGGCTTTCTAG
- a CDS encoding DUF5693 family protein, which translates to MKPLLNALVLLALIPSLLALKPRLQAERPGPVVLVVDAEAVREEARSQGKSLREVLAAYRALGIEGVAFPERFVKDWVGQGALLYRGGRELLEAGLPAKPGWFYLKGEPWLVSHLATAYDLPAERLGPWLGFPLDVQAFPAFYPLEEIRAAKEAGFFVVVRPINQRYRRLDPSLPIVPPQADAVVFAGLEALGYPHRLEEAKNLVPVPVALIEGTPQPGLSAYWEKGILRLFSLRYEWQLTLTPEEAADKYVLAARERGHQLLYLRPYPYRQDTERFLKRIREGLEASHIPLGQPRVRGFTPSPLRHAAWVGVASGLGLLALGLPIYGPWVAFLLLLLALGYAGSQAGALLAALVFPVLGFLGPRNGLWMWLRTLGYALAGAIFLSALGSTSATVMGLQAFKGVSLTLLVPPLLVALTFLERDFKGALTRLFLHPLRLGEVALAGLALLLLALALLRRGNDAPIVPELELKLRSLLQDVMVRPRFKEVFGHALFPLALLLPWPRWVQNGLLFLAALGVASILNTFSHFHTPLPISSFRVMNGALLGLLLGLLGVMLVRRLRAWWLG; encoded by the coding sequence ATGAAACCCCTCCTCAATGCCCTCGTCCTGCTGGCCCTCATCCCCTCCCTCCTGGCCCTAAAACCCCGGCTCCAGGCCGAGCGCCCCGGCCCCGTGGTGCTGGTGGTGGATGCGGAGGCCGTGCGGGAAGAAGCCCGAAGCCAAGGGAAAAGTCTTCGGGAGGTGCTCGCGGCTTACCGGGCCTTGGGAATCGAGGGTGTGGCCTTCCCGGAGCGTTTTGTAAAGGACTGGGTGGGCCAAGGGGCACTCCTCTACCGGGGTGGGAGAGAGCTTTTGGAGGCAGGCCTTCCCGCTAAACCCGGCTGGTTCTACCTCAAGGGGGAGCCCTGGCTCGTAAGCCATCTGGCCACAGCCTATGACCTGCCTGCCGAGCGGCTTGGCCCTTGGCTGGGATTCCCCTTGGATGTCCAGGCCTTCCCCGCCTTTTATCCCCTGGAGGAGATCCGGGCCGCCAAGGAGGCAGGCTTCTTTGTGGTGGTGCGCCCCATCAACCAGCGCTACCGGCGCCTGGACCCCTCCTTGCCCATCGTTCCCCCGCAGGCGGATGCGGTGGTCTTCGCGGGCCTCGAGGCCCTGGGCTATCCCCACCGCCTGGAGGAGGCCAAGAACCTGGTCCCGGTTCCCGTGGCCCTCATCGAGGGGACTCCCCAGCCGGGGCTTAGCGCCTACTGGGAAAAGGGCATCCTTAGGCTTTTCAGCCTCCGATACGAGTGGCAGCTCACCCTAACCCCCGAGGAGGCCGCGGACAAGTACGTGCTGGCCGCCCGGGAACGGGGCCACCAGCTCCTCTACCTTCGGCCCTACCCCTACCGCCAGGACACGGAGCGTTTCCTCAAGCGGATCCGGGAGGGCCTCGAGGCCAGCCACATCCCCCTGGGCCAGCCCCGGGTCCGTGGATTCACCCCAAGCCCCCTTCGCCATGCCGCCTGGGTGGGGGTAGCCTCGGGGCTAGGCCTCCTGGCCCTGGGGTTACCCATCTACGGGCCGTGGGTGGCCTTCCTTCTCCTTCTCCTGGCCCTGGGCTATGCGGGGAGCCAAGCGGGGGCCCTTCTCGCCGCCTTGGTCTTCCCCGTGCTGGGGTTTCTCGGCCCCAGGAACGGGCTTTGGATGTGGCTCCGTACCCTGGGTTACGCCCTGGCCGGGGCCATCTTCCTTTCCGCCTTGGGCTCCACCTCGGCCACGGTCATGGGACTTCAGGCCTTTAAGGGGGTTTCCCTCACCCTTCTGGTGCCCCCCCTCCTGGTAGCCCTAACTTTCCTGGAAAGGGATTTTAAAGGCGCCCTCACCCGCCTTTTCCTCCACCCCTTGCGCCTGGGAGAGGTGGCCTTGGCGGGGCTTGCCCTCCTTCTCCTGGCCCTGGCCCTTCTGCGCCGGGGCAATGATGCCCCCATAGTTCCCGAGCTGGAGCTCAAGCTGAGAAGCCTGCTCCAGGATGTCATGGTGCGCCCCCGCTTCAAGGAGGTCTTCGGCCACGCCCTTTTCCCCCTGGCCCTCCTCCTTCCCTGGCCCAGGTGGGTGCAAAACGGCCTCCTCTTCCTGGCCGCCCTGGGGGTGGCCTCCATCCTGAACACCTTCAGCCACTTCCACACCCCCCTTCCCATTTCCTCCTTCCGGGTGATGAACGGGGCTCTCTTGGGCCTCCTCCTAGGGCTCCTCGGGGTTATGCTGGTAAGGAGGCTTCGGGCATGGTGGTTGGGGTAG
- the csaB gene encoding polysaccharide pyruvyl transferase CsaB: MVVGVAGYYGFKNAGDEAILEAIARELKARGHQVLALSGDPKQTAKEHGIRAAHRLNPLALLQANLWLLGGGGLLQDATSSLSLLYYLSVLRAARFFRKKVVVFNQSLGPLSPWGEKQVVRALRGVSLILRDQDSFEYAKRLGLSPTLGADPALLLTPPPVKREEDLVLVIPRAGVNPEALRNLYITANHLFHEGKRVLVLLLQPGYDDEAGKVFYPHRIEATSDPRRVLYLAAQAGYVISMRLHGLILAAAAGTPFAALSYDPKVAAFAKETGAYYQELPGDPIKLSKAAMYGRYPDWEKVAALKERARQSFDLALGEASPVKKPHGRG, translated from the coding sequence ATGGTGGTTGGGGTAGCGGGGTACTATGGGTTCAAGAACGCGGGGGACGAGGCCATCCTCGAGGCCATCGCCCGGGAGCTTAAGGCTCGGGGGCACCAGGTCCTGGCCCTTTCCGGCGACCCCAAGCAGACCGCCAAGGAGCACGGCATCCGGGCCGCCCACAGGCTCAATCCCCTAGCCCTCCTCCAGGCGAACCTCTGGCTTTTGGGCGGGGGCGGGCTTTTGCAGGACGCCACCAGCTCGCTAAGCCTTCTCTACTACCTGTCCGTGCTCCGGGCCGCGCGTTTTTTCCGCAAGAAGGTGGTGGTCTTCAACCAGTCCCTAGGCCCCCTTTCCCCTTGGGGAGAAAAGCAGGTGGTGCGGGCCCTAAGAGGGGTATCCCTGATCCTTCGCGACCAGGATTCCTTTGAATACGCGAAGCGCCTGGGCCTATCCCCCACCCTGGGTGCCGACCCCGCCCTCCTCCTTACCCCACCCCCGGTAAAGCGGGAGGAGGACCTGGTCCTCGTGATTCCCCGAGCCGGGGTGAACCCTGAGGCCCTAAGAAACCTCTACATCACCGCCAACCATCTATTCCACGAGGGGAAAAGGGTGCTGGTCCTACTTCTCCAGCCCGGCTACGACGACGAGGCAGGCAAGGTGTTCTACCCGCACCGAATCGAGGCCACCTCGGACCCCAGGCGGGTCCTTTACCTGGCCGCCCAGGCGGGGTACGTGATCTCCATGCGCCTGCACGGCCTTATCCTGGCGGCAGCCGCGGGCACCCCCTTCGCTGCCCTTTCCTACGACCCCAAGGTGGCCGCCTTCGCCAAGGAAACCGGGGCCTACTACCAGGAGCTTCCGGGTGATCCCATTAAGCTTTCCAAGGCCGCCATGTATGGCCGCTACCCCGACTGGGAAAAGGTGGCCGCCCTAAAGGAGAGGGCCCGGCAAAGCTTTGACCTGGCCTTGGGCGAGGCCAGCCCCGTCAAAAAACCCCACGGGCGCGGCTGA
- the miaA gene encoding tRNA (adenosine(37)-N6)-dimethylallyltransferase MiaA: METIPVLAGPTGSGKTLLALKLGEELPLEVVSADATMVYRGLDIGTDKPTLEERRRVPHHLVDILDPSEALSVVRWVELAETAIADILARGGIPLVVGGTGYYIRALSQGLPTLPPPDPEVQEALWRELAERGLEALVAELARVSPEDALRVDKNPRRLVRALEVVRRTGIPPARFPPRPPRFAYRKLVLWPERGWLFPKLEERAKRQFARGLVEEVKALLQRYPTMPTALQAIGYKEVVGYLRGEYSLEEALARDIQAVKAYAKRQYTWFRHEPGHVTYLPRGGEEAYLGFRDWLNLHFRL, encoded by the coding sequence GTGGAGACGATCCCCGTCCTGGCGGGTCCCACGGGAAGCGGAAAGACCCTCCTGGCGTTGAAACTGGGGGAGGAGCTTCCCCTCGAGGTGGTATCCGCCGACGCCACCATGGTCTATCGGGGTCTGGATATCGGCACGGACAAGCCCACCCTGGAGGAGAGGCGGAGGGTGCCCCACCACCTGGTGGACATCCTGGATCCCTCGGAGGCCCTGAGCGTGGTGCGGTGGGTGGAGCTGGCGGAAACGGCCATCGCCGATATCCTGGCCCGGGGAGGCATCCCTTTGGTGGTGGGGGGGACGGGGTACTACATCCGGGCCCTTTCCCAGGGGCTTCCCACCCTGCCGCCACCGGATCCTGAGGTGCAGGAAGCCCTTTGGCGGGAGCTTGCGGAAAGGGGTCTGGAGGCCTTGGTGGCCGAGCTTGCTCGGGTTAGCCCGGAGGATGCCCTGCGGGTGGATAAAAACCCCAGGCGGCTGGTGCGGGCCTTGGAGGTGGTGAGGCGCACGGGAATCCCCCCTGCCCGCTTTCCCCCTCGCCCGCCCCGGTTTGCCTACAGGAAGCTGGTCCTCTGGCCTGAGCGCGGTTGGCTCTTCCCCAAGCTGGAGGAAAGGGCCAAGCGCCAGTTCGCCCGGGGCTTGGTGGAGGAGGTAAAGGCCCTTTTGCAGCGGTACCCCACCATGCCTACCGCCCTGCAGGCCATTGGCTACAAGGAGGTGGTGGGGTACCTGAGGGGGGAGTACAGTCTAGAGGAAGCCCTGGCCCGGGATATCCAGGCGGTGAAGGCCTACGCCAAAAGGCAGTACACCTGGTTCCGGCACGAGCCGGGCCACGTCACCTACTTGCCGAGGGGTGGGGAGGAGGCCTACCTGGGGTTTCGCGACTGGCTTAACCTTCACTTCCGGCTATAG
- a CDS encoding ABC transporter ATP-binding protein, producing MAKVRLEHVWKRFGKVVAVKDFNLETEDGEFVVFVGPSGCGKTTTLRMIAGLEEVSEGRIYIGDRLVNDVPPKDRDIAMVFQNYALYPHMNVYENMAFGLRLRRYPKDEIDRRVKEAARILKIEHLLNRKPRELSGGQRQRVAMGRAIVREPKVFLMDEPLSNLDAKLRVEMRAEIAKLQRRLGVTTVYVTHDQVEAMTLGHRIVVMKDGEIQQVDTPLNLYDFPANRFVAGFIGSPSMNFIRAGVEVQGERVYLAAPGFRVRANPVLAQALRPYGGKEVWMGIRPEHLGLKGYTVIPEEENVIRGEVEVAEPLGAETEIHVSVDGTVLVAKVDGHAPVKPGDRVELLADTSRLHAFDVESDGTIGHAQEKATVAR from the coding sequence ATGGCTAAGGTTAGGCTGGAGCACGTTTGGAAGCGCTTCGGCAAGGTGGTGGCGGTGAAGGACTTCAACCTGGAAACCGAAGACGGGGAGTTCGTGGTCTTTGTGGGGCCTTCGGGCTGCGGCAAGACCACCACCTTGCGCATGATCGCCGGCCTCGAGGAGGTCTCCGAGGGCCGCATCTACATCGGCGACCGCCTGGTGAACGACGTGCCTCCCAAGGACCGGGATATCGCCATGGTCTTCCAAAACTACGCCCTTTACCCCCACATGAACGTCTACGAGAACATGGCCTTCGGTCTGCGCCTAAGGCGCTACCCCAAGGACGAGATCGACCGCCGGGTGAAGGAGGCGGCCCGCATCCTCAAGATCGAGCACCTCCTAAACCGCAAGCCCCGGGAGCTTTCCGGCGGCCAGCGGCAGCGGGTGGCCATGGGCCGGGCCATCGTGCGGGAGCCCAAGGTCTTCCTCATGGATGAACCCCTCTCCAACCTGGACGCCAAGCTCCGGGTGGAGATGCGGGCGGAGATCGCCAAGCTGCAAAGGCGGCTTGGGGTCACCACCGTCTACGTGACCCACGACCAGGTGGAGGCCATGACCCTGGGCCACCGCATCGTGGTCATGAAGGACGGGGAGATCCAGCAGGTGGACACCCCCTTAAACCTCTATGACTTCCCCGCCAACCGCTTCGTGGCGGGTTTCATCGGCAGCCCCTCCATGAACTTCATCCGGGCTGGGGTGGAGGTGCAAGGGGAGAGGGTGTATCTGGCGGCCCCGGGCTTCCGGGTCCGGGCCAATCCCGTCCTGGCCCAGGCTCTAAGGCCCTACGGGGGCAAGGAGGTTTGGATGGGCATCCGCCCCGAGCACCTGGGCCTGAAGGGCTACACGGTGATACCCGAAGAGGAAAACGTCATCCGGGGCGAGGTGGAGGTGGCCGAGCCCCTGGGTGCGGAAACAGAGATCCACGTGAGCGTGGACGGCACGGTGTTGGTGGCCAAGGTGGACGGCCACGCCCCGGTGAAACCTGGGGATCGGGTGGAGCTTCTCGCCGACACCTCCCGCCTCCACGCCTTTGACGTGGAAAGCGACGGGACCATTGGCCACGCCCAGGAAAAGGCTACCGTGGCCCGCTAG